A genomic segment from Candidatus Korarchaeum cryptofilum OPF8 encodes:
- a CDS encoding dimethylarginine dimethylaminohydrolase family protein, which translates to MSRSSGELFNAALVRPPSREFPRCVSTHPLKDTVDLSLALKQHEDYVSALREEGIDVKKLPSLDGFPDSVFIQDTALARALNRKALISRFGEPSRRGEEASVREFLGELGFTAVNVEAPATLEGGDIMITDLGLAFVGLTTRTNEGGAEALRSFLGQEVVSVPTERVFHLLSAVNYVGNRKVVIVPELVDSKYFSGFRQINVPLEEAYAANVLYLGENRILMPQGYPRTAERLRREGYRIVEVDVSEFRKCDGGVTCLSLPLFLI; encoded by the coding sequence ATGAGCCGAAGTTCGGGTGAGCTCTTCAACGCAGCTCTGGTGAGGCCCCCCTCACGCGAGTTCCCCAGGTGCGTCTCAACCCACCCGCTCAAGGATACTGTAGACCTGAGCTTGGCCCTCAAGCAGCATGAAGACTACGTTAGCGCTCTGCGGGAAGAGGGGATAGATGTGAAGAAGCTGCCGAGCCTCGATGGATTTCCAGACTCTGTCTTCATACAGGACACAGCTTTAGCTAGAGCTTTAAACAGAAAAGCGTTAATCTCGAGGTTCGGGGAGCCAAGCAGGAGGGGTGAGGAAGCCAGCGTCAGGGAGTTCCTGGGAGAGCTAGGCTTCACTGCTGTCAATGTGGAGGCGCCGGCGACACTGGAGGGAGGGGATATCATGATCACGGACCTCGGCTTAGCTTTCGTCGGGCTCACGACCAGGACGAATGAGGGTGGAGCTGAGGCCCTCAGGTCTTTCTTAGGGCAGGAAGTTGTATCGGTACCCACTGAGAGAGTATTCCATCTCCTCTCTGCAGTGAACTACGTAGGAAATAGGAAGGTCGTGATCGTGCCTGAGCTAGTGGATTCAAAGTACTTCAGCGGCTTCAGGCAGATAAACGTGCCTCTAGAGGAAGCATATGCTGCGAACGTCCTCTACCTTGGAGAGAACAGGATACTCATGCCCCAGGGGTATCCAAGGACAGCTGAGAGGCTGAGGAGGGAGGGCTATAGAATAGTGGAGGTGGATGTTTCGGAGTTCAGGAAGTGCGACGGGGGTGTGACGTGCCTGAGCCTACCGCTCTTCCTGATATAA
- a CDS encoding DEAD/DEAH box helicase yields MGLPKGAIIENSILSPSILGIIALLILISILYYRKRINDELEDAIRHKDVGRVFKLLSGSRLSILLMDRGLISAGIDLLFFRGEFNKFLAIIGRLRIADDRVYFLRESDILGLDIETEIEYDKKPREIGLIALRSSDWKELARLNIKPEEISETYGSIPQAFLSKLIRRFRVLVGHNIYSFDIDVLRSWGVHFGDVRFIDTYALALISVPEALSHSLEGLSFLFKVDYTPHRADEDAHASLTILPKLIHVAKRKGILPEIKAVPFEPLSGLREVRIPEVATDFRQLRVRGSKRGEVVVTIDASSFSDAWYPKSLDPSSDLGDLTPLQRLALTIAKSFAAAGGDPERLRALEMPYEDLKKALASVVERITRDNQLRDPSEGFVVEYRYLKDLLGRMRGRAESKIVLRGAYLLRAYYQDYSSLLKQLSATFSKVELETPFDLAVDVEYRRPEVKRTLYLVKDGIDKSSRHSNLFGGLLAAVIQRGRSLVLVSNSAEEIVSREVSYRMRARAEVHRSGDLIRTLERVNKFASMGYNIVLYSTRTLVRSGEEVMLKSLVEVLRLSGGTCIIVNADRELIRRLNLSDFVEEVEVRPLAPPISMSYATFPSLKEAIKELEEIVRDVWGFSLRPYQRRLVARLLMPYTYQGLLLDRPFSIAILPTGSGKSLIFQSVALFLRRKIGGTTVVISPLLALIEDHLNSLLSRGVRACAITSMARDRLDEYIRGLARGGYDIVYITPEQLEKEEVRRSLERADINYLVIDEIHTLYKWGRTFRPSYEYLAQYIKRSREYGLWLPLAGFTATLPGKGLEEVIKVLTGDEKFNMEEIDFNTDFDPSKPDTEQVKVFKGPAIRDNIIIDVVEAPSGQERLYKLLNVVSELSRWADSFSGSSPWLGIIYTGFVRSTKEHENAPYIADFLSENLGRNVIYFHGQMSDSEKKDVLNRIYRVSRGEAKEPRIVVATKAFGLGVDIPNVRWVVHYMMPESIEDYYQEIGRGGRDGKICRAVMLYSPGYDYERRLALIKRTLLDPMLVTKIYSAISRADEGASVPMILLAPLLLWKYDESDLMDSLRSQGRLPEFLENAIERALNTLSNLNILNYDIVREKFVLVDRRSFKGPLYPINGKGLTGDAQAVGRGDLYLSESGDIIVSEHRKQNWIPVTNVPTQAIKVSSIKRVPIEEVAAFISDDQFHTLFSLYLMNEFSSLLLKASREERDSIAKRRIEEYLSSSIEELYRGMVRGLREQVIEDHREFLKYYNPLMRNGYIHYRAAYINKEYLCELLSFVALLYMVENGVPGMKLAFLVPHGYRKMILSKLEEKMKNYGLPLMEPVVLNIKREEVRHLDGEAMREKLAGAEAIFFLATHPTLHRVANMLRGKVFRIYVMKR; encoded by the coding sequence ATGGGGCTCCCGAAGGGTGCTATTATTGAGAATAGCATCCTAAGCCCCTCAATACTGGGCATAATTGCTCTGCTCATCCTAATATCGATCCTCTACTACAGGAAGAGGATCAATGACGAGCTGGAGGATGCAATTCGGCATAAAGACGTAGGTAGAGTCTTCAAGTTGCTATCGGGCTCAAGGCTGAGTATCCTACTCATGGACAGGGGATTAATATCGGCAGGCATAGATCTACTATTCTTCAGGGGGGAGTTCAACAAATTCCTCGCTATCATAGGGCGTTTGAGGATAGCTGACGACAGGGTATACTTCCTCCGTGAGAGCGATATCCTGGGGCTGGATATAGAGACCGAGATAGAGTACGATAAGAAGCCGAGGGAAATAGGTCTAATAGCATTGAGGAGCAGCGATTGGAAGGAGCTGGCTAGACTCAACATAAAGCCTGAGGAAATCTCCGAGACTTACGGTTCCATCCCCCAGGCTTTCCTCTCGAAATTGATCAGGAGGTTCAGGGTCTTGGTGGGCCATAACATCTACTCCTTCGATATCGACGTCCTGAGATCCTGGGGAGTCCATTTCGGGGATGTGAGGTTCATAGATACCTACGCATTAGCACTGATCTCGGTACCCGAGGCCCTCAGCCACTCACTCGAGGGCCTCTCCTTCCTGTTCAAAGTGGATTACACGCCCCACAGAGCGGATGAAGATGCTCACGCATCCCTCACGATACTCCCGAAGCTCATCCATGTAGCGAAGAGGAAGGGCATACTCCCGGAGATAAAAGCTGTGCCTTTTGAACCGCTCTCCGGTCTGAGGGAAGTGAGAATACCGGAAGTTGCGACGGATTTTCGCCAGCTCAGGGTGAGGGGGTCTAAGAGAGGGGAGGTAGTGGTCACGATAGATGCTTCGAGCTTCTCCGATGCCTGGTATCCGAAGAGCTTGGATCCATCCTCCGATTTAGGGGACCTCACTCCCCTCCAGAGGCTCGCCTTAACTATCGCGAAGTCATTCGCCGCAGCCGGAGGGGATCCTGAGAGGCTTAGAGCACTTGAGATGCCTTATGAGGATCTGAAGAAGGCCCTGGCATCGGTAGTGGAGAGGATAACGAGGGACAATCAACTGAGGGACCCATCCGAGGGATTCGTGGTCGAGTACAGGTACCTGAAGGATCTCCTAGGGAGGATGAGGGGGAGGGCGGAGTCCAAGATAGTCCTCAGAGGGGCTTACCTCCTGAGGGCCTATTATCAGGATTACTCGAGCCTGCTGAAGCAGTTATCTGCTACCTTCAGCAAGGTGGAGCTGGAGACACCCTTCGATCTCGCTGTCGATGTGGAATACAGGAGGCCCGAGGTGAAGAGGACTCTCTATCTGGTAAAGGATGGGATCGATAAGAGCTCCCGTCACTCCAACCTCTTCGGAGGGTTGCTTGCTGCGGTCATTCAGAGGGGGAGGAGCCTCGTGCTCGTGTCCAACTCCGCTGAAGAGATCGTCTCTAGGGAAGTATCTTACCGCATGAGGGCTAGGGCGGAGGTGCATCGCTCGGGGGATCTCATCAGGACCCTCGAGAGGGTGAACAAATTCGCTTCCATGGGCTACAATATAGTGCTCTATTCGACCAGGACCCTCGTCAGATCGGGAGAGGAGGTGATGCTGAAGTCCCTAGTGGAGGTCCTGCGTCTATCTGGAGGGACTTGCATCATAGTGAACGCGGATAGGGAGTTGATCAGGCGGCTCAACTTGAGCGATTTCGTGGAGGAAGTGGAGGTCAGGCCTCTGGCGCCACCCATTAGTATGTCCTACGCAACCTTCCCCTCCCTGAAGGAAGCCATAAAAGAGCTAGAGGAGATTGTTAGGGATGTCTGGGGCTTCTCATTAAGGCCATATCAGAGGAGACTGGTGGCCCGGTTGCTGATGCCCTATACATATCAGGGACTCCTGCTAGACAGACCTTTCTCGATAGCTATACTGCCCACGGGCTCCGGGAAATCCCTCATATTCCAATCGGTCGCCCTCTTCCTGAGGAGGAAAATTGGAGGGACTACCGTCGTTATCTCCCCATTGCTGGCCCTTATAGAGGATCACCTCAACAGCCTGCTGTCCAGAGGGGTGAGGGCCTGCGCTATCACGAGTATGGCGCGCGACAGGCTGGATGAGTACATAAGGGGGCTGGCTAGAGGGGGATACGATATAGTTTACATCACCCCCGAGCAGCTGGAGAAGGAGGAAGTCAGGAGGAGCCTCGAGAGGGCCGACATAAATTACCTGGTGATAGATGAGATCCACACGCTTTACAAATGGGGCAGGACTTTCAGGCCGAGCTACGAGTATCTAGCTCAGTACATCAAGAGGAGCAGGGAATATGGCCTCTGGTTGCCTCTAGCTGGCTTCACCGCGACTCTGCCGGGAAAGGGATTGGAGGAGGTGATCAAGGTCCTGACAGGGGATGAGAAGTTCAATATGGAGGAAATAGATTTCAACACAGACTTCGATCCATCAAAGCCAGATACAGAGCAGGTAAAGGTTTTCAAGGGGCCTGCGATAAGGGATAATATAATAATAGATGTTGTGGAGGCACCCAGCGGTCAAGAAAGATTATATAAGCTGCTTAATGTGGTAAGTGAGCTATCCAGGTGGGCCGATAGTTTCTCAGGAAGCTCTCCCTGGCTCGGCATAATATACACTGGATTCGTGAGGTCCACTAAGGAGCATGAGAACGCCCCATATATAGCTGATTTCCTCTCCGAGAATCTCGGGAGAAACGTCATCTATTTTCACGGCCAGATGAGCGATTCGGAGAAGAAAGATGTCCTTAACAGGATTTACAGAGTCAGCAGAGGGGAAGCTAAGGAGCCAAGGATAGTGGTGGCCACTAAGGCCTTCGGTCTGGGGGTGGATATCCCCAACGTGAGGTGGGTCGTCCACTACATGATGCCAGAGAGCATAGAAGATTACTATCAGGAGATAGGGAGGGGAGGCAGGGACGGTAAAATCTGCAGAGCTGTCATGCTCTACTCCCCGGGATACGATTATGAGCGCAGGCTGGCACTAATAAAGAGGACGTTGCTGGATCCAATGCTCGTAACTAAAATTTATTCTGCTATATCGCGTGCGGATGAGGGGGCATCTGTTCCGATGATTCTCCTAGCTCCTCTCCTCCTGTGGAAGTACGATGAGAGCGATTTAATGGATTCTCTGAGGTCTCAGGGCCGCCTGCCCGAATTCCTCGAGAACGCTATTGAGAGGGCTTTGAACACACTATCCAATCTAAATATTCTCAATTACGATATAGTACGCGAGAAATTCGTGCTGGTTGACAGGAGATCGTTCAAAGGACCCCTATATCCCATAAATGGTAAGGGCCTGACGGGCGACGCTCAGGCCGTCGGCCGGGGCGATCTGTATCTCAGCGAGAGTGGAGATATAATAGTGAGTGAACACCGGAAGCAGAACTGGATCCCTGTGACGAACGTCCCCACGCAGGCAATAAAGGTGAGCTCGATAAAGAGGGTTCCAATTGAGGAAGTAGCTGCTTTCATCTCCGATGACCAATTCCACACTCTCTTCTCCCTCTACCTAATGAACGAGTTCTCCTCACTCCTGCTGAAAGCATCTAGGGAGGAGAGGGACTCTATCGCGAAGAGAAGGATAGAGGAGTACCTCTCAAGTTCAATAGAGGAGCTTTACAGGGGCATGGTCCGGGGGTTGAGGGAGCAGGTAATCGAGGATCACAGGGAATTCTTGAAGTACTACAACCCCCTAATGAGGAACGGTTATATACACTATAGGGCCGCATATATAAATAAGGAATATCTTTGCGAGCTCCTATCCTTTGTAGCATTACTCTATATGGTGGAAAACGGGGTCCCAGGGATGAAGCTGGCTTTCTTAGTGCCCCACGGTTACAGGAAGATGATCCTGAGCAAGTTGGAAGAGAAGATGAAGAATTACGGTCTCCCCCTGATGGAGCCAGTGGTCTTGAATATAAAGAGGGAGGAAGTTAGGCATTTAGATGGGGAAGCGATGAGGGAAAAGTTGGCCGGAGCAGAGGCAATATTCTTTCTCGCCACTCATCCAACACTTCATAGAGTCGCTAACATGCTGAGGGGGAAGGTATTCAGAATCTATGTCATGAAGAGGTGA
- a CDS encoding type II toxin-antitoxin system VapC family toxin — MTILDTSVAIDRIRSRKPIDEDIKAVTFIEYPRIVYYNHFYGKVIFPVRIDFKMAHTLQLVLLKMGAPQAFADLLVASIAVNRKEKLITYYNDFLLIKRAAKEIGHILNLEILSRILVLKAYSGFPVFLLFF; from the coding sequence ATGACAATTCTCGATACTAGCGTTGCTATTGACAGGATCAGGTCAAGGAAACCCATTGATGAGGATATAAAGGCTGTTACATTCATCGAATATCCGAGGATTGTCTACTACAACCATTTTTATGGAAAGGTGATATTTCCAGTAAGGATTGATTTCAAGATGGCCCACACTTTGCAGCTGGTGCTACTTAAGATGGGTGCTCCACAAGCTTTCGCTGATTTGTTAGTGGCATCAATAGCCGTCAACAGAAAAGAAAAGCTGATTACATACTATAATGACTTTCTACTCATAAAAAGAGCAGCAAAAGAAATTGGCCATATCCTCAACCTTGAGATCCTGAGTAGAATCCTCGTCCTAAAAGCCTACTCAGGATTCCCTGTTTTTCTCTTATTCTTTTGA
- a CDS encoding AbrB/MazE/SpoVT family DNA-binding domain-containing protein — MGVVVKVDRQGRVILPEDVRKALGIEGEAEMLCRVVGNRIILERFSVEAISKAFSELEEIAPSLEFDREEAEEKDKYVDREYALRKIGIRSNS; from the coding sequence GTGGGAGTAGTTGTCAAGGTGGATAGGCAAGGTAGAGTGATCCTACCGGAGGATGTGAGGAAGGCCCTTGGGATAGAGGGAGAGGCTGAGATGTTATGCAGAGTTGTCGGAAATAGAATCATACTCGAGAGATTTTCCGTAGAGGCGATCAGTAAGGCCTTCTCTGAGCTGGAGGAAATTGCTCCAAGCCTAGAATTTGATAGGGAGGAGGCTGAGGAGAAGGATAAATATGTTGACAGGGAATATGCACTACGCAAAATTGGGATTCGAAGCAATAGTTGA